In Miscanthus floridulus cultivar M001 chromosome 5, ASM1932011v1, whole genome shotgun sequence, one genomic interval encodes:
- the LOC136451691 gene encoding putrescine hydroxycinnamoyltransferase 1-like: MNDIMDSEVVQVVESSFVVPNEPTPREGLWLSPLDLILANRGHTPIVYLYSSSNVAAGDDFFDVARLKEAMAKALVAFYPLAGRLGVDDDGRAEITCNGEGALFVVAQADLTVDDLKDDFSPSPELRRLFVPRVETTSVILAIQVTFLKCGGVVLGTALHHVAIDAFSAIHFIQTWSAFSKHGDRATIELPWHDRTLLRARSPPTVHPDALTKFYPKATFSYPPGPIAIQAFVISKDQVASLKRLSGGTSTFCAMSALVWQCTCIARRLPSDSEARLNFPVSVRRRMSPPLPIRYFGNSTLRMGVTGAVRDIASEALASVAGRIKGAIDRMDDELVRSAIDYYETMAMAETDSRPVKGTLPETDLQIISWLGMPLYDADFGWGKPWVMLRAESIRGGLVYLMNDGPADDAGVRVLMCMEAANIKELERLLYEKL; encoded by the exons ATGAACGACATCATGGATTCTGAGGTAGTGCAGGTGGTAGAGTCGTCATTTGTAGTGCCGAACGAGCCGACACCGCGGGAGGGGCTCTGGCTCTCTCCCCTGGACCTCATTCTGGCCAACAGAGGCCACACACCAATAGTCTACTTGTACAGCTCCAGCAACGTTGCCGCCGGCGATGATTTCTTCGACGTGGCCAGGCTCAAGGAGGCTATGGCCAAGGCCTTGGTGGCCTTCTACCCCCTCGCGGGCCGCCTCGGCGTGGATGACGATGGCAGGGCAGAGATCACTTGCAACGGTGAGGGTGCACTCTTTGTTGTTGCTCAGGCTGACCTCACTGTTGATGACCTCAAGGACGACTTCAGCCCGTCGCCGGAGCTGAGGAGGCTGTTTGTTCCACGCGTTGAGACGACATCCGTCATATTGGCCATACAG GTGACTTTTCTGAAGTGTGGAGGGGTGGTGTTAGGGACGGCTCTCCACCACGTCGCCATAGACGCCTTCAGCGCGATCCACTTCATCCAAACGTGGTCGGCCTTCTCCAAGCATGGCGACCGCGCTACCATAGAGCTCCCGTGGCACGACCGCACTCTCCTCCGTGCACGGTCCCCTCCTACCGTCCACCCAGACGCCCTCACGAAGTTCTACCCCAAGGCCACCTTCTCCTACCCGCCAGGACCTATCGCCATCCAAGCCTTCGTCATCTCCAAGGACCAGGTCGCCTCCCTAAAGCGCCTCAGCGGGGGCACAAGCACCTTCTGCGCCATGAGCGCCCTTGTGTGGCAGTGCACGTGCATTGCACGCCGGCTTCCGTCCGATTCCGAAGCACGACTCAACTTCCCGGTTAGCGTTCGGCGCAGAATGAGCCCACCCCTCCCGATCCGCTACTTTGGAAACTCAACGCTCAGGATGGGCGTCACTGGCGCAGTGCGAGACATCGCCTCAGAGGCCTTGGCATCTGTCGCCGGCCGCATCAAAGGCGCCATCGATCGGATGGACGACGAGCTGGTGCGGTCCGCGATCGACTACTATGAGACGATGGCCATGGCCGAGACGGACAGCCGGCCTGTGAAGGGCACCTTGCCAGAGACCGATCTACAGATTATCAGCTGGCTCGGCATGCCATTGTACGATGCAGATTTCGGGTGGGGGAAGCCATGGGTGATGTTGCGGGCGGAGTCCATCCGTGGTGGACTTGTGTACCTAATGAACGACGGGCCAGCAGACGACGCCGGCGTCCGCGTGCTCATGTGCATGGAAGCTGCAAACATCAAGGAGCTGGAGCGGCTGCTTTACGAAAAACTTTAG
- the LOC136451690 gene encoding endo-1,4-beta-xylanase 1-like translates to MACTQGVVFDLNLIENSALEDGLSGWAPVGTCTTLSVGEEEPAKVLSETINDVADGYRPSGRYILASGRADEADGVRRAITAAALIKPRVTYRVAGWIGLGGDGAAAGAAEGATGHAVRVNIRLDEDDGCVVEGGAICAVVGKWTEIKGAFRLKKSPCAAEVYVQGAPAGVDVKVMDLQVIATDRKARFKKLRKKTDKVRKRDVVLNFGSAASASGISGASIRVMQMDSSFPFGTCINTNVIQNPAFVDFFTKHFDWAVFENELKWYHTEAQQGQLNYADSDALLDFCDRYGKPVRGHCIFWAVKNTVQQWVKSLDNNGLTAAVQGRLASLLTRYAGRFPHYDVNNEMLHGSYYQDRLGDDINAFMFRETARLDPGATLFVNDYNVEGGNDPNATPEKYIAQITALQQKGAAVGGIGLQGHVTNPVGEVICDALDKLATTDLPVWLSELDVSESDVDLRADDLEVVLREAYAHPAVEGVMFWGFMQGHMWRQDACLINADGTVNDAGERFVDLRREWTSHARGHIDSAGHFKFRGYHGTYIVQLATATGKVHKTFSVEKGDTPLVLDMNL, encoded by the exons ATGGCCTGCACCCAG GGGGTGGTGTTCGACCTGAACCTGATCGAGAACAGCGCGCTGGAGGACGGCCTGTCGGGCTGGGCGCCGGTGGGGACGTGCACGACGCTGTCCGTGGGCGAGGAGGAGCCGGCCAAGGTCCTGTCGGAGACGATCAACGACGTGGCGGACGGATACAGGCCGAGCGGGCGGTACATCCTGGCGTCGGGCCGCGCCGACGAGGCGGACGGCGTGCGCCGGGCGATCACGGCCGCCGCGCTCATCAAGCCCCGGGTCACGTACCGCGTCGCCGGGTGGATCGGCCTTGGCGGggatggcgccgccgccggcgctgctGAGGGGGCCACCGGCCACGCGGTGCGCGTCAACATCCGCCTGGACGAGGACGACGGGTGCGTCGTCGAGGGAGGTGCTATCTGTGCTGTGGTCGGCAAGTGGACGGAGATCAAGGGCGCGTTCCGGCTCAAGAAGAGCCCCTGCGCTGCTGAGGTGTACGTTCAGGGCGCGCCCGCCGGTGTCGACGTCAAGGTCATGGATCTCCAGGTCATCGCCACTGACCGCAAGGCACGGTTCAAGAAACTCAGGAAGAAGACTGACAAG GTGCGCAAGCGGGACGTGGTCCTCAACTTCGGCagcgcggcgtcggcgtcgggcaTCTCCGGCGCGTCCATCCGCGTGATGCAGATGGACAGCAGCTTCCCGTTCGGCACCTGCATCAACACCAACGTGATCCAGAACCCGGCCTTCGTCGACTTCTTCACCAAGCACTTCGACTGGGCGGTGTTCGAGAACGAGCTCAAGTGGTACCACACGGAGGCGCAGCAGGGGCAGCTCAACTACGCCGACTCCGACGCGCTGCTCGACTTCTGCGACCGCTACGGCAAGCCCGTGCGCGGGCACTGCATCTTCTGGGCCGTCAAGAACACGGTGCAGCAGTGGGTCAAGAGCCTCGACAACAACGGGCTCACGGCGGCGGTGCAGGGGCGCCTGGCGAGCCTGCTCACCCGCTACGCCGGCAGGTTCCCGCACTACGACGTCAACAACGAGATGCTGCACGGCAGCTATTACCAGGACCGCCTGGGCGACGACATCAACGCCTTCATGTTCCGCGAGACGGCGCGGCTGGACCCGGGCGCCACGCTCTTCGTCAACGACTACAACGTCGAGGGCGGCAACGACCCCAACGCGACGCCCGAGAAGTACATCGCGCAGATCACCGCGCTGCAGCAGAAGGGCGCGGCCGTGGGCGGCATCGGCCTGCAGGGGCACGTCACCAACCCGGTCGGGGAGGTCATCTGCGACGCGCTCGACAAGCTCGCCACCACCGACCTGCCCGTCTGGCTCTCCGAGCTGGATGTGAGCGAGTCCGACGTCGACCTTCGCGCCGACGACCTCGAGGTGGTGCTCCGCGAGGCGTACGCGCACCCGGCCGTCGAGGGCGTCATGTTCTGGGGCTTCATGCAGGGCCACATGTGGCGCCAGGACGCCTGCCTCATCAACGCCGACGGCACCGTCAACGACGCCGGCGAGAG ATTCGTCGATCTCCGGAGGGAGTGGACATCGCACGCGCGCGGGCATATCGACAGCGCTGGCCATTTCAAGTTCAGGGGGTACCACGGCACATACATCGTGCAGCTCGCGACGGCGACAGGGAAGGTGCACAAGACGTTCTCCGTCGAGAAAGGGGACACCCCTCTCGTGCTGGACATGAACCTTTGA